A region from the Streptomyces lydicus genome encodes:
- the rfbB gene encoding dTDP-glucose 4,6-dehydratase has translation MKTLVTGGAGFIGSHFVRSLLADSAEQQKVTVLDALAYAGNLTNLEPVRDDPRLEFVKGDILDGEQVAELMAEHDAVVNLAAESHVDRSIAHGGTFVSTNVLGTQTLLEAAVRVGRTTVVHVSTDEVYGSIPEGTWTERAPLAPNSPYAAAKAGSDLLALAYHRTHGLDVRITRCSNNYGPYQFPEKIIPLFVTRLLEGRRVPLYGDGSQVRDWLHVKDHCRAIRLVLEGGRAGEVYNVGGGTELTNRQLTGRLLAACDADWDSVDHVADRKGHDLRYSVDWSKIRTELGYEPRHAFDEGLAETVAWYRENREWWRR, from the coding sequence ATGAAGACCCTCGTCACCGGCGGAGCCGGCTTCATCGGTTCCCACTTCGTCCGCTCTCTTCTGGCCGACAGCGCGGAGCAGCAAAAGGTCACCGTTCTGGACGCCCTGGCCTACGCGGGCAACCTCACCAATCTCGAACCGGTCCGGGACGATCCGCGACTGGAGTTCGTCAAGGGCGACATTCTCGACGGCGAGCAGGTTGCCGAGCTGATGGCCGAGCACGACGCGGTGGTCAACCTCGCCGCCGAATCCCATGTCGACCGGTCCATCGCCCATGGCGGCACGTTCGTCTCCACCAACGTGCTCGGCACCCAGACACTGCTGGAAGCCGCCGTTCGCGTGGGCAGGACCACCGTCGTCCATGTCTCCACCGACGAGGTGTACGGATCGATACCGGAGGGGACCTGGACCGAACGGGCCCCCCTCGCACCGAACTCCCCCTATGCGGCGGCGAAGGCGGGCTCCGACCTCCTGGCCCTCGCCTACCACCGCACCCACGGCCTCGACGTACGCATCACCCGCTGCTCCAACAACTACGGGCCCTACCAGTTCCCCGAGAAGATCATTCCACTGTTCGTCACCCGTCTCCTGGAAGGGCGCCGGGTGCCGCTCTACGGAGACGGCAGCCAGGTGCGTGACTGGCTGCACGTGAAGGACCACTGCCGCGCCATCCGGCTGGTTCTGGAAGGCGGCCGGGCCGGGGAGGTCTACAACGTCGGCGGCGGCACGGAGCTCACCAACAGACAGCTCACCGGCCGGCTCCTCGCCGCATGCGACGCGGACTGGGACAGCGTCGACCATGTGGCGGACCGCAAGGGCCACGATCTGCGCTACTCGGTCGACTGGTCGAAGATCCGCACCGAGTTGGGGTACGAGCCGCGTCACGCGTTCGACGAGGGACTGGCGGAAACGGTGGCCTGGTACCGGGAGAACCGTGAGTGGTGGCGCCGTTGA
- a CDS encoding glycine zipper family protein, with the protein MTNNEEQRTPSPDTVLALSISFGLLAGVGLGLLVFDNLGLGIGVGVALGVAVGVARRLRR; encoded by the coding sequence ATGACAAACAACGAGGAACAGCGCACTCCGTCTCCCGACACGGTGCTCGCTCTCAGCATCTCCTTCGGTCTGCTGGCCGGAGTCGGACTCGGACTGCTGGTCTTTGACAACCTCGGCCTCGGTATCGGCGTGGGTGTCGCGTTGGGCGTGGCGGTCGGTGTGGCGCGTCGGCTCCGGCGCTGA
- a CDS encoding VOC family protein yields the protein MITTDFVPGSPCWLDLGAPDVEVATAFYRAVFGWRSEPYGDQDAGGYTLFRLDGTAVGAVGPLPGQGARSAWTLYFHTPDAQATAKAVEQAGGSVRSAPALVGVDDGRFARLADPQGAEFAVWQPVRYQGIGAADGAGSLCWTELYTTDPAAAQTFYSTVFGWRTRDIPLPGGGGIYTLLTPAGCGEDRTHGGLMGVPADLLGPGGKPYWHPVFGSEDCDATVGLVTGNGGTLSMGPETAAGVGRLAVCDDSSGAEFVVLTPEGAL from the coding sequence ATGATCACTACTGACTTCGTCCCCGGCTCCCCGTGCTGGCTCGATCTCGGCGCCCCCGATGTCGAGGTCGCAACGGCCTTCTACCGGGCCGTGTTCGGCTGGCGGTCCGAACCCTACGGTGATCAGGACGCGGGCGGATATACGCTCTTCCGGCTCGACGGCACGGCTGTCGGCGCGGTCGGCCCGCTCCCCGGGCAGGGGGCCCGCTCTGCCTGGACGCTCTACTTCCACACCCCCGACGCACAGGCCACGGCCAAAGCGGTGGAGCAGGCCGGCGGCTCGGTCCGCTCGGCGCCCGCCCTGGTCGGTGTGGACGACGGCAGGTTCGCCCGGCTCGCCGACCCGCAGGGCGCGGAGTTCGCCGTCTGGCAGCCGGTGCGCTACCAGGGCATCGGCGCCGCGGACGGTGCCGGGAGTCTGTGCTGGACGGAGCTGTACACCACCGACCCGGCCGCCGCGCAGACCTTCTACTCGACGGTCTTCGGCTGGCGCACCCGGGACATACCGCTCCCCGGCGGTGGCGGCATCTACACCCTGCTCACCCCCGCGGGATGCGGCGAGGACCGGACGCACGGCGGCCTCATGGGCGTCCCCGCCGATCTGCTCGGACCCGGCGGAAAGCCGTACTGGCACCCGGTGTTCGGCTCCGAGGACTGCGACGCCACCGTCGGCCTGGTGACGGGCAACGGCGGCACGCTGTCCATGGGCCCGGAAACCGCCGCGGGCGTCGGCCGGCTCGCCGTCTGCGACGACTCCTCGGGAGCGGAGTTCGTGGTGCTCACCCCCGAGGGAGCCCTGTGA
- a CDS encoding acyl-CoA dehydrogenase family protein, whose product MTVFALGPEEQEWCAELRALTAERLSPLAEKGEEGRVNRPLVAALGELGLLRRLFPSDGALRALDLCLLRESLAQECTEAETALALQGLGAYPVVQSGTAAQRARWLPEVAAGRAVAAFALSEPGAGSDAAALSLAAEPDGPDGWRLTGEKCWISNAPEADFATVFARTGGGAGARGVTAFLVPAGRPGLTGAHLDMLSPHPIGTLQFDGTPVTRADVLGEVDGGFAVAMATLNLFRPSVGAFAVGMAQAALDAALAHAGARTAFGGPLRDLQSVGHQLAEMATRVESARLLVYAAASAYDTGAPDIARRSAMAKLLATETAQYVVDAAVQIHGARALRRGHLLEHLYREVRAPRIYEGATEVQRSIIAKELYRHRP is encoded by the coding sequence GTGACCGTATTCGCGCTGGGACCGGAAGAGCAGGAATGGTGCGCCGAACTGCGCGCGCTGACCGCCGAACGGCTGAGCCCGCTGGCGGAGAAGGGCGAGGAGGGCCGGGTCAACCGCCCGCTGGTCGCCGCCCTCGGCGAACTGGGCCTGCTGCGCCGCCTGTTCCCCTCCGACGGCGCGCTGCGCGCCCTGGATCTATGTCTGCTGCGGGAATCCCTCGCCCAGGAGTGCACGGAGGCGGAGACCGCGCTGGCGCTGCAGGGCCTGGGCGCCTATCCGGTGGTGCAGTCCGGAACCGCCGCCCAGCGTGCCCGCTGGCTGCCCGAGGTGGCCGCCGGCCGCGCGGTCGCCGCCTTCGCGCTGAGCGAGCCGGGCGCGGGCTCGGACGCCGCCGCGCTGTCCCTGGCCGCCGAGCCGGACGGCCCGGACGGCTGGCGGCTCACCGGCGAGAAGTGCTGGATCTCCAATGCCCCCGAGGCCGACTTCGCCACCGTCTTCGCCCGTACCGGAGGCGGGGCGGGCGCGCGTGGTGTCACGGCTTTCCTGGTGCCCGCCGGCCGGCCGGGCCTGACCGGCGCGCACCTGGACATGCTCAGCCCGCACCCGATCGGCACGCTCCAGTTCGACGGCACGCCCGTGACCAGGGCGGATGTCCTGGGTGAGGTGGACGGCGGCTTCGCCGTCGCGATGGCCACCCTGAACCTCTTCCGGCCGAGCGTCGGCGCCTTCGCGGTCGGCATGGCGCAGGCCGCGCTGGACGCGGCGCTGGCGCACGCGGGCGCGCGCACCGCGTTCGGCGGCCCGCTCAGGGACCTGCAGTCGGTCGGCCACCAGCTCGCCGAGATGGCCACCCGGGTCGAGTCCGCCCGCCTCCTGGTGTACGCGGCCGCCTCCGCGTACGACACCGGGGCCCCGGACATCGCCCGCCGCTCGGCCATGGCGAAGCTGCTGGCGACCGAGACCGCCCAGTACGTCGTCGACGCCGCCGTCCAGATCCACGGTGCCCGCGCGCTGCGCCGCGGCCACCTGCTGGAACACCTCTACCGCGAGGTCCGTGCACCCCGCATCTACGAGGGCGCCACGGAGGTGCAGCGCTCGATCATCGCCAAGGAGCTGTACCGGCACCGTCCCTGA